The Lagenorhynchus albirostris chromosome 6, mLagAlb1.1, whole genome shotgun sequence genome includes a window with the following:
- the PLCD4 gene encoding 1-phosphatidylinositol 4,5-bisphosphate phosphodiesterase delta-4 isoform X2, whose amino-acid sequence MASLLQGRLPVNQDLLLMQKGTLMRKVRSKSWKKLRYFRLQDDGMTVWHARQAGGRAKPSFSISDVDTVREGHESELLRNLAEEFPLEQGFTIVFHGRRSNLDLVANSVEEAQIWMQGLQLLVDFVTSMDQQERLDQWLSDWFQHGDKNQDGRMSFGEVQRLLHLMNVEMDQDHAFQLFQRADASQSGTLEGEEFVEFYKSLTQRPEVQELFEKFSSDGQKLTLLEFVDFLQEEQKEGERASDLALELIDCYEPSDSGKLRHVLSMDGFLSYLYSKDGDIFNPTCLPIYQDMTQPLNQYYISSSHNTYLVGDQLCGQSSVEGYIRALKRGCRCVEVDIWDGPSGEPIVYHGHTLTSRIPFKDVVAAIGQYAFQTSDYPVILSLENHCSWEQQEIIARHLTEILGNQLLSTTLDGQLPTQLPSPEELRRKILVKGKKLKTLEEDLEEEEEEPESELEEAELQLEAQMESEPQELSPRSKDKKKKSKPILCPSLSALVVYLKAVTFYSFTHSREHYRFYETSSFSEAKAKSLIKEAGNEFVLHNTWQLSRVYPSGLRTDSSNYNPQEFWNAGCQMVALNMQTAGLEMDLCDGLFRQNAGSGYVLKPDFLRDAQSSFHPERPISPFKAQTLLIQVISGQQLPKVDKTKEESIVDPLVRVEIFGVRQDTTRQETSYVENNGFNPYWGQTLCFRVLVPELALLRFVVKDYDWKSRNDFIGQYTLPWNCMQQGSIPYPDLGLHFHTNSGSKADCN is encoded by the exons ATGGCATCCCTGCTGCAAGGCC GGCTGCCTGTTAATCAAGACCTGCTGCTGATGCAGAAAGGCACGCTGATGCGCAAGGTGAGGTCCAAAAGCTGGAAGAAGCTAAGATACTTCAGACTTCAGGACGATGGCATGACAGTCTGGCATGCCCGGCAGGCCGGAGGCAGGGCCAAGCCCAGCT TCTCAATATCCGACGTGGACACAGTGCGTGAGGGCCACGAGTCTGAGTTGCTGCGAAACCTGGCAGAGGAGTTCCCCCTGGAGCAGGGCTTCACCATCGTCTTCCATGGCCGCCGCTCCAACTTGGACCTGGTGGCCAACAGTGTCGAGGAGGCCCAGATCTGGATGCAGGGGCTCCAGTTGTTGGTGGACTTTGTCACCAGCATGGACCAACAGGAGCGGCTGGACCA ATGGCTGAGTGATTGGTTCCAGCACGGAGACAAAAACCAGGATGGTCGGATGAGTTTCGGAGAAGTCCAGCGGTTACTGCACCTGATGAATGTGGAAATGGACCAAGACCATGCCTTCCAGCTTTTCCAG AGAGCAGATGCATCCCAGTCTGGGACTCTGGAGGGAGAAGAATTTGTAGAGTTTTATAAGTCATTGACTCAGCGTCCTGAGGTGCAGGAACTGTTTGAAAAGTTTTCATCTGATGGGCAGAAGCTGACACTGCTGGAATTTGTGGATTTTCTCCAAGAGGAGCAGAAAGAAGGAGAACGGGCTTCTGACCTTGCTCTAGAACTCATCGACTGCTATGAGCCTTCAGATAGCG GCAAACTGCGGCATGTGCTGAGCATGGATGGCTTCCTCAGCTACCTCTACTCAAAGGACGGAGACATCTTCAATCCGACCTGCCTCCCCATCTACCAGGATATGACTCAGCCCCTGAACCAGTACTACATCAGCAGTTCCCACAACACCTACCTAGTGGGAGACCAGCTTTGTGGCCAGAGCAGCGTGGAGGGATACATACG GGCCCTGAAGCGAGGATGCCGCTGCGTGGAGGTGGATATATGGGATGGACCTAGCGGGGAACCTATTGTTTACCACGGACACACACTGACCTCTCGCATCCCGTTCAAAGATGTTGTGGCCGCCATTGGACAGTATGCCTTCCAG ACATCAGACTATCCAGTCATCTTGTCCCTGGAGAACCACTGCAGCTGGGAACAGCAGGAGATCATAGCACGCCATCTGACAGAGATCCTGGGAAATCAGCTACTGAGCACCACCTTGGATGGGCAGCTTCCCACTCAGCTGCCCTCCCCTGAG GAGCTTCGGAGGAAGATCCTTGTGAAGGGAAAGAAGTTAAAAACGCTTGAGGAGGAtcttgaggaagaggaggaggagccaGAGTCTGAACTGGAGGAGGCTGAGCTGCAGCTGGAGGCCCAGATGGAGTCTGAGCCCCAGGAGTTGAGCCCTCGCAGTAAGGACAAAAAGAAG AAATCCAAGCCCATCTTATGTCCATCCCTCTCTGCCCTGGTTGTCTACTTGAAGGCTGTCACATTCTACAGCTTCACTCATTCGAGGGAGCACTACCGCTTCTATGAAACATCATCTTTCTCTGAAGCCAAGGCCAAGAGCCTCATCAAGGAGGCTG GCAATGAGTTTGTGCTGCACAATACCTGGCAGTTAAGCCGTGTATATCCCAGTGGCCTGAGGACAGATTCATCCAACTACAACCCCCAGGAGTTCTGGAATGCAGGCTGCCAGATGG TGGCTCTGAATATGCAGACTGCGGGGCTTGAGATGGACCTGTGTGATGGGCTCTTCCGTCAGAATGCTGGCTCCGGCTACGTGCTGAAGCCAGACTTCCTGCGTGACGCCCAGAGTTCCTTCCACCCTGAGAGGCCCATCAGTCCGTTCAAAGCCCAGACTCTCCTAATCCAG GTAATCAGTGGGCAGCAACTCCCCAAAGTGGACAAGACCAAAGAGGAGTCCATTGTGGATCCACTGGTAAGAGTGGAGATCTTTGGCGTCCGCCAAGACACAACCCGGCAAGAGACCAGCTACGTGGAGAACAATG GTTTTAATCcatactgggggcagacactgtGCTTCCGGGTCCTGGTACCTGAACTGGCCCTGCTGCGTTTTGTGGTAAAAGACTATGACTGGAAATCCCGAAACGATTTCATTGGTCAGTACACCCTGCCTTGGAACTGCATGCAACAAG GTTCAATACCATACCCAGATCTAGGACTACACTTTCACACCAACTCTGGCTCAAAGGCAGATTGCAACTAG
- the PLCD4 gene encoding 1-phosphatidylinositol 4,5-bisphosphate phosphodiesterase delta-4 isoform X1 produces the protein MASLLQGRLPVNQDLLLMQKGTLMRKVRSKSWKKLRYFRLQDDGMTVWHARQAGGRAKPSFSISDVDTVREGHESELLRNLAEEFPLEQGFTIVFHGRRSNLDLVANSVEEAQIWMQGLQLLVDFVTSMDQQERLDQWLSDWFQHGDKNQDGRMSFGEVQRLLHLMNVEMDQDHAFQLFQRADASQSGTLEGEEFVEFYKSLTQRPEVQELFEKFSSDGQKLTLLEFVDFLQEEQKEGERASDLALELIDCYEPSDSGKLRHVLSMDGFLSYLYSKDGDIFNPTCLPIYQDMTQPLNQYYISSSHNTYLVGDQLCGQSSVEGYIRALKRGCRCVEVDIWDGPSGEPIVYHGHTLTSRIPFKDVVAAIGQYAFQTSDYPVILSLENHCSWEQQEIIARHLTEILGNQLLSTTLDGQLPTQLPSPEELRRKILVKGKKLKTLEEDLEEEEEEPESELEEAELQLEAQMESEPQELSPRSKDKKKKSKPILCPSLSALVVYLKAVTFYSFTHSREHYRFYETSSFSEAKAKSLIKEAGNEFVLHNTWQLSRVYPSGLRTDSSNYNPQEFWNAGCQMVALNMQTAGLEMDLCDGLFRQNAGSGYVLKPDFLRDAQSSFHPERPISPFKAQTLLIQVISGQQLPKVDKTKEESIVDPLVRVEIFGVRQDTTRQETSYVENNGFNPYWGQTLCFRVLVPELALLRFVVKDYDWKSRNDFIGQYTLPWNCMQQGYRHIHLLSKDGISLHPASIFVHICTREGLEGVES, from the exons ATGGCATCCCTGCTGCAAGGCC GGCTGCCTGTTAATCAAGACCTGCTGCTGATGCAGAAAGGCACGCTGATGCGCAAGGTGAGGTCCAAAAGCTGGAAGAAGCTAAGATACTTCAGACTTCAGGACGATGGCATGACAGTCTGGCATGCCCGGCAGGCCGGAGGCAGGGCCAAGCCCAGCT TCTCAATATCCGACGTGGACACAGTGCGTGAGGGCCACGAGTCTGAGTTGCTGCGAAACCTGGCAGAGGAGTTCCCCCTGGAGCAGGGCTTCACCATCGTCTTCCATGGCCGCCGCTCCAACTTGGACCTGGTGGCCAACAGTGTCGAGGAGGCCCAGATCTGGATGCAGGGGCTCCAGTTGTTGGTGGACTTTGTCACCAGCATGGACCAACAGGAGCGGCTGGACCA ATGGCTGAGTGATTGGTTCCAGCACGGAGACAAAAACCAGGATGGTCGGATGAGTTTCGGAGAAGTCCAGCGGTTACTGCACCTGATGAATGTGGAAATGGACCAAGACCATGCCTTCCAGCTTTTCCAG AGAGCAGATGCATCCCAGTCTGGGACTCTGGAGGGAGAAGAATTTGTAGAGTTTTATAAGTCATTGACTCAGCGTCCTGAGGTGCAGGAACTGTTTGAAAAGTTTTCATCTGATGGGCAGAAGCTGACACTGCTGGAATTTGTGGATTTTCTCCAAGAGGAGCAGAAAGAAGGAGAACGGGCTTCTGACCTTGCTCTAGAACTCATCGACTGCTATGAGCCTTCAGATAGCG GCAAACTGCGGCATGTGCTGAGCATGGATGGCTTCCTCAGCTACCTCTACTCAAAGGACGGAGACATCTTCAATCCGACCTGCCTCCCCATCTACCAGGATATGACTCAGCCCCTGAACCAGTACTACATCAGCAGTTCCCACAACACCTACCTAGTGGGAGACCAGCTTTGTGGCCAGAGCAGCGTGGAGGGATACATACG GGCCCTGAAGCGAGGATGCCGCTGCGTGGAGGTGGATATATGGGATGGACCTAGCGGGGAACCTATTGTTTACCACGGACACACACTGACCTCTCGCATCCCGTTCAAAGATGTTGTGGCCGCCATTGGACAGTATGCCTTCCAG ACATCAGACTATCCAGTCATCTTGTCCCTGGAGAACCACTGCAGCTGGGAACAGCAGGAGATCATAGCACGCCATCTGACAGAGATCCTGGGAAATCAGCTACTGAGCACCACCTTGGATGGGCAGCTTCCCACTCAGCTGCCCTCCCCTGAG GAGCTTCGGAGGAAGATCCTTGTGAAGGGAAAGAAGTTAAAAACGCTTGAGGAGGAtcttgaggaagaggaggaggagccaGAGTCTGAACTGGAGGAGGCTGAGCTGCAGCTGGAGGCCCAGATGGAGTCTGAGCCCCAGGAGTTGAGCCCTCGCAGTAAGGACAAAAAGAAG AAATCCAAGCCCATCTTATGTCCATCCCTCTCTGCCCTGGTTGTCTACTTGAAGGCTGTCACATTCTACAGCTTCACTCATTCGAGGGAGCACTACCGCTTCTATGAAACATCATCTTTCTCTGAAGCCAAGGCCAAGAGCCTCATCAAGGAGGCTG GCAATGAGTTTGTGCTGCACAATACCTGGCAGTTAAGCCGTGTATATCCCAGTGGCCTGAGGACAGATTCATCCAACTACAACCCCCAGGAGTTCTGGAATGCAGGCTGCCAGATGG TGGCTCTGAATATGCAGACTGCGGGGCTTGAGATGGACCTGTGTGATGGGCTCTTCCGTCAGAATGCTGGCTCCGGCTACGTGCTGAAGCCAGACTTCCTGCGTGACGCCCAGAGTTCCTTCCACCCTGAGAGGCCCATCAGTCCGTTCAAAGCCCAGACTCTCCTAATCCAG GTAATCAGTGGGCAGCAACTCCCCAAAGTGGACAAGACCAAAGAGGAGTCCATTGTGGATCCACTGGTAAGAGTGGAGATCTTTGGCGTCCGCCAAGACACAACCCGGCAAGAGACCAGCTACGTGGAGAACAATG GTTTTAATCcatactgggggcagacactgtGCTTCCGGGTCCTGGTACCTGAACTGGCCCTGCTGCGTTTTGTGGTAAAAGACTATGACTGGAAATCCCGAAACGATTTCATTGGTCAGTACACCCTGCCTTGGAACTGCATGCAACAAG GTTACCGCCATATACACTTGCTCTCCAAGGATGGCATCAGCCTCCACCCAGCCTCCATCTTCGTGCACATCTGCACCCGGGAAGGGCTAGAGGGGGTTGAATCTTAA
- the PLCD4 gene encoding 1-phosphatidylinositol 4,5-bisphosphate phosphodiesterase delta-4 isoform X3: MQGLQLLVDFVTSMDQQERLDQWLSDWFQHGDKNQDGRMSFGEVQRLLHLMNVEMDQDHAFQLFQRADASQSGTLEGEEFVEFYKSLTQRPEVQELFEKFSSDGQKLTLLEFVDFLQEEQKEGERASDLALELIDCYEPSDSGKLRHVLSMDGFLSYLYSKDGDIFNPTCLPIYQDMTQPLNQYYISSSHNTYLVGDQLCGQSSVEGYIRALKRGCRCVEVDIWDGPSGEPIVYHGHTLTSRIPFKDVVAAIGQYAFQTSDYPVILSLENHCSWEQQEIIARHLTEILGNQLLSTTLDGQLPTQLPSPEELRRKILVKGKKLKTLEEDLEEEEEEPESELEEAELQLEAQMESEPQELSPRSKDKKKKSKPILCPSLSALVVYLKAVTFYSFTHSREHYRFYETSSFSEAKAKSLIKEAGNEFVLHNTWQLSRVYPSGLRTDSSNYNPQEFWNAGCQMVALNMQTAGLEMDLCDGLFRQNAGSGYVLKPDFLRDAQSSFHPERPISPFKAQTLLIQVISGQQLPKVDKTKEESIVDPLVRVEIFGVRQDTTRQETSYVENNGFNPYWGQTLCFRVLVPELALLRFVVKDYDWKSRNDFIGQYTLPWNCMQQGYRHIHLLSKDGISLHPASIFVHICTREGLEGVES; the protein is encoded by the exons ATGCAGGGGCTCCAGTTGTTGGTGGACTTTGTCACCAGCATGGACCAACAGGAGCGGCTGGACCA ATGGCTGAGTGATTGGTTCCAGCACGGAGACAAAAACCAGGATGGTCGGATGAGTTTCGGAGAAGTCCAGCGGTTACTGCACCTGATGAATGTGGAAATGGACCAAGACCATGCCTTCCAGCTTTTCCAG AGAGCAGATGCATCCCAGTCTGGGACTCTGGAGGGAGAAGAATTTGTAGAGTTTTATAAGTCATTGACTCAGCGTCCTGAGGTGCAGGAACTGTTTGAAAAGTTTTCATCTGATGGGCAGAAGCTGACACTGCTGGAATTTGTGGATTTTCTCCAAGAGGAGCAGAAAGAAGGAGAACGGGCTTCTGACCTTGCTCTAGAACTCATCGACTGCTATGAGCCTTCAGATAGCG GCAAACTGCGGCATGTGCTGAGCATGGATGGCTTCCTCAGCTACCTCTACTCAAAGGACGGAGACATCTTCAATCCGACCTGCCTCCCCATCTACCAGGATATGACTCAGCCCCTGAACCAGTACTACATCAGCAGTTCCCACAACACCTACCTAGTGGGAGACCAGCTTTGTGGCCAGAGCAGCGTGGAGGGATACATACG GGCCCTGAAGCGAGGATGCCGCTGCGTGGAGGTGGATATATGGGATGGACCTAGCGGGGAACCTATTGTTTACCACGGACACACACTGACCTCTCGCATCCCGTTCAAAGATGTTGTGGCCGCCATTGGACAGTATGCCTTCCAG ACATCAGACTATCCAGTCATCTTGTCCCTGGAGAACCACTGCAGCTGGGAACAGCAGGAGATCATAGCACGCCATCTGACAGAGATCCTGGGAAATCAGCTACTGAGCACCACCTTGGATGGGCAGCTTCCCACTCAGCTGCCCTCCCCTGAG GAGCTTCGGAGGAAGATCCTTGTGAAGGGAAAGAAGTTAAAAACGCTTGAGGAGGAtcttgaggaagaggaggaggagccaGAGTCTGAACTGGAGGAGGCTGAGCTGCAGCTGGAGGCCCAGATGGAGTCTGAGCCCCAGGAGTTGAGCCCTCGCAGTAAGGACAAAAAGAAG AAATCCAAGCCCATCTTATGTCCATCCCTCTCTGCCCTGGTTGTCTACTTGAAGGCTGTCACATTCTACAGCTTCACTCATTCGAGGGAGCACTACCGCTTCTATGAAACATCATCTTTCTCTGAAGCCAAGGCCAAGAGCCTCATCAAGGAGGCTG GCAATGAGTTTGTGCTGCACAATACCTGGCAGTTAAGCCGTGTATATCCCAGTGGCCTGAGGACAGATTCATCCAACTACAACCCCCAGGAGTTCTGGAATGCAGGCTGCCAGATGG TGGCTCTGAATATGCAGACTGCGGGGCTTGAGATGGACCTGTGTGATGGGCTCTTCCGTCAGAATGCTGGCTCCGGCTACGTGCTGAAGCCAGACTTCCTGCGTGACGCCCAGAGTTCCTTCCACCCTGAGAGGCCCATCAGTCCGTTCAAAGCCCAGACTCTCCTAATCCAG GTAATCAGTGGGCAGCAACTCCCCAAAGTGGACAAGACCAAAGAGGAGTCCATTGTGGATCCACTGGTAAGAGTGGAGATCTTTGGCGTCCGCCAAGACACAACCCGGCAAGAGACCAGCTACGTGGAGAACAATG GTTTTAATCcatactgggggcagacactgtGCTTCCGGGTCCTGGTACCTGAACTGGCCCTGCTGCGTTTTGTGGTAAAAGACTATGACTGGAAATCCCGAAACGATTTCATTGGTCAGTACACCCTGCCTTGGAACTGCATGCAACAAG GTTACCGCCATATACACTTGCTCTCCAAGGATGGCATCAGCCTCCACCCAGCCTCCATCTTCGTGCACATCTGCACCCGGGAAGGGCTAGAGGGGGTTGAATCTTAA